CGCTGGCCTTATCACATCTTGTGTATTTCGCCAGAAGCGCGACAGCCTATCGGTCGCTGCGCTTCGCCGGCCGTCGAATCTCTGCTGTCTCTGATCCCTCCTCTGCATAGAATGCAATCTGATCCCCCTGCTCGATCTCCCACTCCTCGGCGAGCGGTCGCGGGATAGTCACGGTGACGCTACCGTCTCCTTCCTGTGCGGTGCGACAGTCGGCAAACCGGTTCTGAATGCCCATACGTACTCACCCGTCGGTCGGGATATAAATCGGCAGAACCCACCAGAATCCCTTAGATAGACCCCCAAAACCTCCCAATTTTCTGTGATTTAGACGACGGCGCCGCGACATCCAGGTGTCGAGCCGTCGGATCGGTTCGGCTGTCGAAAGTATGAACGACGACGACACTGGCTCGCAGAAAGAGCCCGACAGCGAGGCGGAGCGGTGGATAGATTGGCGGAACCACGGGGCCGACGAGTGAGTCGTATCTCGGAAGGGATCGCAGTCTCGGAAGCGTTCGCAGCGTACCTCAAGAAATTCCGCAGGCGCTACCCGCTCGACAAAGAACTGGCTGAAAAGTACGGCGTGCCCGCCGGAAACGGGCATTTTCGAAATCCAATGACACAGATTCGCAGTAGCGGTGGCTACGGAGGTAGCGCATGAACATCAAAAAGGCGGGACTCGCGGCGCTACTGGCGCTCGCGGTGTTGACATCCATGGCGGTACCCGCAGTCGCACAGTCCAGCGCTGAACTCGCGGACAAGGAAGTGACCGTTGACGGCGACACCGAGAGCGTCTACCTCGAAGTAACGAACACTTCGGGGGACAACCTCAACTACACCGTCTACGGCATCTCTGACGGCCTCTCGACTGAGGTCGACTCTGGGAGCATTTCGTCGGTAGACGAGAACGACACGGCGCGCCAGACATTCACGGTTGACTCGGAGCAGTACGACTCGTACCGAGTCCTCGTCACCGAGGACGCGAGCGACTCCGACGAGGAGTCCGCGGACAACATCGAGATCGGGACGACGGTTAACCAGGCGACCGGGGGCGGCGGCGCCTTCGCCGGCGTTGGTGGTGGCGGGCTGTTCACGCCCACCAACCTCCTCATCGGCTTAGTCGTCATCGGCGGCGCCTACGTGGCCGGCTTCCTAGACCCGCTCAAGAACGCGCTGGAGGGATAACATGGCTACCCTCTCGCTTGGGGACGGTGGCGGCGTGGATACGCTGAACGGTATCGCGAGCTACCTCTCTAACGGCGGGAAGCCATCGACCGTTCTGAGTGCGTCGGTAGTCGGCCTGATCACGTCGCCGTTCATCGCGATCGTCGACATCATCAACGCAATCACGCAGTTCGCGACGGCGCCGTTCGAGGGTGCCGGCGAGTCGATCTCGACGCTGTTCGACGGACTCCTCACCGGGCCGGCAGCGCTGATCGAGGCGGGCTCGCGTATCTCGGAGAACGCGATTATGGCGGTGTTCGGTGAGACGATCGCCGGCATCCTCGCGCTCCCACTGACGGTCGCGCTCGCGCTCGCATCGTTGTACCTCCTCGCGACGTTCCTCGACGAGGAGGAGACGGGCAACCTCTTCCCCGGCCTGCCGTTCGACGTGCCGGTGATCGGGGCCGACGAGGAGGCGACGGACGACCAATGAGCTCGTCGTCGCCGCAGGCTCAACGAGGTGTTCGCCGGTGAGCAGCAGCGGCGACGGCCTCCTGAGTTTCATCAACGGCGACACGTCCGGCGACATCCCGATTCTGAGCGTGTCGAATCCCGTGAATTGGGGCCGACTCGGCCAAACGATACTCACCTCGATCATCGCGACCGTAGTCGCGGGGGTAACAAATGTCGTGTCTGCGGTTACGGGCGCGTGGATATCGATTTTTGGCGGGTTCGAAGCGTTCTTAGAGGGCTCTGTTCAGACGAGTAGCGGACCCGGAGTCCCGCTCGACTACGTCCCCGGTGTAATAGACGTCGTTATTGGCGGCGTGTCGACGGCGTACGGAAACGCCTTCAGCTACAGTTCGGCGCAGTTTGGCATCTTCGCGCTGCCAGTCAACACGGCGATCGTGCTCGCGAGCGTGTACATCCTCTCGGTCGGCCTACAGGCGTCGGCATCGAGGCTGTTCGGGGGTGGGTGAACGTGAGAACGACACCTGATGGCGGGAGCGGTGCGTCCTCGTCTACTGACGGAGGGGGTGGGTCTTCAGGAGGATCCGACAACGGATTCACCCTGCCGCTCACGCTCAAGCGCTTTGCGAGTTCGCCACAGGGGTTCATCCTCGGGGCGATTCTCTCGCCGTTACTTCGCGGTCTTGAGAACGTCGTCGTGACGGTTCTGGACCTGATCACGTTCGTCTTCCAGGGCGACGAGCCGGGTCTCACCGGCACGTTCGGTATCGCAGACGTCCCGCTGTTCATCGGCACGAAGCTGGTGAGCATCGGGGCGACGATCGGCGGGTCCGCGATAGAGGGCACGGGGCTTCTCGGACTCCTCTCACGGCTCGTCGACGCGGGGACAGGCTTCGCATCGGCAGGCGGCCCGCTCGCGCCGATCATCCTGGCTGGAGAGGTCGTCGTAGTCGTGTACATGTTCGCGTGGACGACCCAGAGAATCATCCTGGTCATCGCGGACGCGGTGCCGGGACTCGCGGGGATACTCGGAACCTGACAATGGCACCGGACGCACTCAAAAGCCCAGCGGCGGTGGTAACTGGTTTGTTCGGGGCTGTCGCGGCGGTATTCAACATACCGTTCGTCGACAGCCTTGCGCTCTACGCGTGGACGAACATCAACCAGTTGTTCTACATTTCGTCGCTGTTCACGACGCTCGGCGAATCAAGTCCGCTCCC
This genomic window from Halorubrum sp. PV6 contains:
- a CDS encoding AbrB/MazE/SpoVT family DNA-binding domain-containing protein — protein: MGIQNRFADCRTAQEGDGSVTVTIPRPLAEEWEIEQGDQIAFYAEEGSETAEIRRPAKRSDR